One Leucobacter muris DNA segment encodes these proteins:
- a CDS encoding RusA family crossover junction endodeoxyribonuclease yields the protein MPRFALRIGGEPLPKERPRATKSGRSFTPKRTREAEARVLAAFRAAYPGAEPLTGRLLVEARFYRATRRGVDADNLGKLATDALNGAAYADDEQIEDLRIKRFYGAGDDARTEIRIFEASAS from the coding sequence GTGCCGCGGTTCGCGCTTCGGATCGGCGGGGAGCCGCTCCCGAAGGAACGCCCGAGAGCTACGAAGAGCGGGCGCTCGTTCACTCCCAAGCGCACCCGGGAGGCGGAGGCGCGCGTGCTCGCAGCGTTCCGGGCGGCATACCCGGGCGCTGAACCGCTCACCGGCCGGCTGCTGGTCGAGGCGCGGTTCTACCGGGCGACTCGGCGCGGAGTGGATGCCGACAACTTGGGCAAGCTGGCTACCGACGCCTTGAACGGCGCAGCGTATGCCGATGATGAGCAGATCGAAGATCTCCGGATCAAGCGCTTCTACGGGGCCGGTGACGATGCTCGAACCGAGATTCGGATCTTCGAAGCGAGCGCATCGTGA